In Streptomyces sp. NBC_00569, a single genomic region encodes these proteins:
- a CDS encoding ABC transporter ATP-binding protein, whose translation MIRFEDVSVTYDGAATPTVRNIELDVPEGELVLLVGPSGVGKSTLLGAVSGLVPHFTGGTLSGRVTVAGRDTRTHKPRELADVVGTVGQDPLSHFVTDTVEDELAYGMESLGLAPDVMRRRVEETLDLLGLADLRERPIATLSGGQQQRVAIGSVLTPHPRVLVLDEPTSALDPAAAEEVLAVLQRLVHDLGTTVLMAEHRLERVVQYADQVALLAGPGEPLLLGAPAEIMAVSPVFPPVVDLGRLAGWSPLPLTVRDARRGSGELRERLAGCEPHEPPQAAVSPASRRSLLRSGRQPVVPAVAEVAGLAVRRGRVEALRHVDLSVGPGEIVALMGRNGAGKSTLLSTLVGLVRPSSGTALVGGAVPHRTGPRELIRRVGLVPQEPRDLLYADTVAAECAAADHDAGADPGTCRDLVSRLLPGIVDDTHPRDLSEGQRLTLALAIVLTARPPLLLLDEPTRGLDYAAKARLVTILRGLAADGHAVVLATHDVELAAELSHRVAVLADGEIVANGPTPEVVVASPAFSPQVAKVLTPGKWLTVAQVREALGPAGPTEDGA comes from the coding sequence ATGATCCGGTTCGAGGACGTCTCGGTGACGTACGACGGGGCCGCGACACCCACGGTCCGCAACATCGAACTCGACGTGCCCGAGGGCGAGTTGGTACTGCTCGTGGGGCCGTCCGGCGTCGGCAAGTCGACGCTGCTCGGCGCGGTGAGCGGCCTCGTGCCGCACTTCACCGGGGGGACGCTGAGCGGGCGCGTCACGGTCGCGGGACGCGACACCCGTACGCACAAGCCGCGCGAACTCGCCGACGTGGTGGGCACGGTGGGGCAGGACCCGCTCTCCCACTTCGTCACCGACACGGTCGAGGACGAGCTCGCGTACGGCATGGAGTCGCTCGGACTCGCGCCCGACGTGATGCGGCGCCGGGTCGAGGAGACCCTCGACCTGCTGGGCCTCGCCGACCTGCGTGAGCGTCCCATCGCGACGCTGTCCGGCGGGCAGCAGCAGCGCGTCGCCATCGGCTCCGTACTCACCCCGCACCCGCGGGTCCTGGTCCTGGACGAGCCGACGTCCGCACTCGACCCGGCCGCCGCGGAGGAGGTCCTCGCGGTGCTGCAGCGTCTCGTGCACGACCTCGGCACCACGGTCCTGATGGCCGAGCACCGGCTTGAGCGGGTCGTGCAGTACGCGGACCAGGTCGCGCTCCTCGCAGGGCCGGGCGAGCCCCTGCTGCTCGGCGCCCCCGCCGAGATCATGGCCGTGTCGCCGGTGTTCCCGCCGGTCGTGGACCTGGGCCGCCTCGCGGGCTGGTCACCGCTGCCGCTGACGGTGCGGGACGCGCGGCGCGGGTCCGGGGAGTTGCGTGAGCGCCTGGCGGGATGCGAGCCCCATGAGCCGCCGCAGGCCGCCGTCTCCCCCGCCTCCCGCCGGTCGCTGCTGCGTTCCGGCAGGCAGCCGGTGGTGCCCGCCGTGGCCGAGGTCGCGGGGCTCGCGGTGCGACGGGGGCGCGTCGAGGCGCTGCGCCACGTCGACCTCTCGGTCGGGCCCGGTGAGATCGTCGCCCTGATGGGCCGTAACGGCGCCGGGAAGTCCACCCTCCTGTCCACCCTGGTCGGCCTGGTCCGTCCGTCGTCCGGCACGGCCCTGGTGGGCGGCGCGGTCCCGCACCGCACGGGCCCGCGCGAGCTGATCCGCCGCGTCGGCCTGGTCCCGCAGGAACCGCGGGACCTCCTGTACGCGGACACGGTGGCCGCCGAGTGCGCGGCCGCCGACCACGACGCGGGCGCGGATCCGGGCACCTGCCGCGATCTGGTCTCGCGGCTCCTGCCCGGCATCGTGGACGACACCCATCCCCGTGACCTCTCGGAGGGCCAGCGCCTCACCCTCGCCCTGGCGATCGTGCTGACGGCGCGCCCCCCGCTGCTCCTGCTCGACGAGCCGACGCGCGGCCTCGACTACGCGGCGAAGGCCCGCCTGGTCACGATCCTGCGCGGCCTCGCGGCCGACGGGCACGCCGTCGTCCTGGCCACGCACGACGTGGAACTGGCCGCCGAGCTGTCCCACCGCGTCGCCGTCCTCGCCGACGGCGAGATCGTGGCGAACGGGCCCACCCCCGAGGTGGTCGTGGCCTCCCCCGCCTTCTCCCCCCAGGTCGCCAAGGTGCTGACCCCGGGCAAGTGGCTCACCGTGGCGCAGGTCCGCGAGGCCCTCGGACCCGCGGGTCCGACGGAGGACGGGGCATGA
- a CDS encoding energy-coupling factor transporter transmembrane component T — MSSTGAGTPHPAPRPRLARDPGTGPSARRRPLAAPRAHRSNALHPGAWWLWALGLGTAASRTTNPLLLALLIGVAGYVVAARRTSAPWARSYGAFVKLGLSVIGIRLLFAVFLGSPIPGTHLLVTLPEVPLPEWAQGVRIGGRVTVEGLVFALYDGLKLAALLICVGAANALASPARLLKSLPGALYEAGVAVVVAMTFAPNLIADVRRLRAARRLRGRPDKGLRGLAQVGLPVLEGALERSVALAAAMDARGYGRTAEVPAAVRRVTAVLTLGGLVGVCAGTYGLLTADGARYGLPVLLAGVAAALGGLWLGGRRSVRTRYRPDVWGVRAWLVAASGAAVAAVMIRAGSYDPSALAPGVVPLAAPTLPLWPAAGVLLGLLPAFVAPAPPLAETPSKEAS; from the coding sequence ATGAGCAGCACCGGCGCAGGTACACCGCACCCCGCCCCGCGTCCGCGCCTCGCGCGCGACCCGGGGACGGGGCCGTCCGCGCGCCGTCGTCCCCTCGCCGCGCCCCGGGCCCACCGCTCGAACGCGCTGCATCCCGGCGCCTGGTGGCTCTGGGCTCTGGGGCTCGGCACGGCGGCGTCGCGGACGACGAATCCTCTGCTGCTCGCGCTGCTCATAGGGGTGGCCGGGTACGTGGTGGCCGCGCGCCGCACCTCGGCGCCGTGGGCGCGCTCGTACGGGGCGTTCGTGAAGCTGGGGCTCTCGGTGATCGGGATCCGGCTGCTGTTCGCGGTGTTCCTCGGGTCGCCGATCCCGGGCACGCACCTGCTCGTCACCCTGCCCGAGGTGCCGCTGCCCGAATGGGCGCAGGGGGTGCGGATCGGGGGCCGGGTCACGGTCGAGGGCCTGGTGTTCGCGCTGTACGACGGCCTGAAGCTGGCCGCGCTGCTGATCTGTGTGGGCGCGGCGAACGCCCTCGCGAGCCCGGCCCGCCTCCTCAAGTCCCTGCCGGGCGCGCTGTACGAGGCCGGGGTCGCCGTCGTCGTCGCGATGACGTTCGCGCCGAACCTGATCGCCGACGTCCGGCGGCTGCGGGCCGCGCGCCGGCTGCGCGGCCGGCCCGACAAGGGGCTGCGGGGCCTGGCTCAGGTCGGTCTGCCGGTCCTTGAGGGCGCCCTTGAGCGGTCGGTGGCGCTGGCCGCCGCGATGGACGCGCGCGGGTACGGGCGTACGGCCGAGGTCCCGGCCGCCGTGCGCAGGGTCACCGCGGTGCTCACGCTGGGCGGCCTGGTCGGGGTGTGCGCGGGTACGTACGGGCTGCTGACCGCGGACGGCGCGCGGTACGGGCTGCCCGTGCTGCTCGCCGGGGTGGCGGCCGCGCTCGGCGGGCTCTGGCTCGGCGGGCGCCGCTCGGTCCGCACCCGGTACCGGCCCGACGTGTGGGGCGTGCGGGCGTGGCTCGTCGCCGCGTCGGGGGCGGCCGTCGCCGCCGTGATGATCCGGGCCGGTTCCTACGATCCCTCGGCTCTGGCGCCCGGCGTCGTGCCGCTGGCCGCGCCGACGCTGCCGCTGTGGCCCGCGGCCGGGGTGCTGCTCGGGCTGCTCCCCGCGTTCGTGGCGCCCGCGCCACCGCTCGCCGAAACACCCTCGAAGGAGGCTTCATGA
- a CDS encoding SCO2322 family protein — MTRCRRRGPAVTVLGLLGVLCALLAGAGQAQATGYRYWSFWDRDGSAWAYASQGPSTARPSDGDVQGFRFSVSEDSQDSAKPRGAASFDSICAATPARDGEKRVALVIDFGTAQDAPSGETPPKPRTACARVADDATSAEALAAVAKPLRYNNQALLCSIAGYPKTGCGEQVSSSKDTESKGTESQDTGKDSAAASDGGGGPSVGLIAGGAVVVVLGAAAVWQARRRRG, encoded by the coding sequence GTGACCAGGTGCCGCCGCCGCGGTCCGGCCGTCACCGTCCTCGGACTGCTGGGCGTGCTGTGCGCGCTCCTCGCGGGGGCGGGCCAGGCGCAGGCCACCGGCTATCGCTACTGGTCGTTCTGGGACCGCGACGGCTCCGCGTGGGCGTACGCCTCGCAGGGCCCGTCGACGGCCCGCCCGTCGGACGGCGACGTCCAGGGGTTCCGGTTCTCCGTGAGCGAGGACTCGCAGGACTCGGCGAAGCCGCGCGGTGCCGCGTCCTTCGACTCCATCTGCGCGGCCACTCCGGCACGGGACGGCGAGAAGCGGGTCGCGCTCGTCATCGACTTCGGCACGGCGCAGGACGCGCCGTCCGGTGAGACGCCGCCGAAGCCGCGGACGGCGTGTGCGCGCGTCGCGGACGACGCGACCAGCGCGGAGGCGCTCGCCGCCGTCGCCAAGCCGCTGCGCTACAACAACCAGGCTCTGCTGTGCTCCATCGCCGGCTACCCGAAGACGGGCTGCGGCGAGCAGGTGTCCTCTTCCAAGGACACGGAGTCCAAGGGCACGGAGTCCCAGGACACCGGGAAGGACAGCGCGGCGGCGTCCGACGGCGGGGGTGGCCCCTCCGTCGGCCTGATCGCGGGCGGCGCCGTCGTCGTCGTGCTCGGCGCGGCCGCGGTCTGGCAGGCCCGCCGCCGGCGCGGCTGA
- a CDS encoding prenyltransferase/squalene oxidase repeat-containing protein gives MNIRRSAALVAATAVIGMATAPAALADDSAPSASPSVAIPSGLYGKADPTYDGVWRQSLSLLAQHTTGVKPAAKAVDWLTGQQCANGGFAAFRADTGKACDAKTPVDSNSTGAAVQALAALGGHDAEVGKAVKWLESVRGDDGGWGYNPGGASDANSTSVVIGALAAAGEKVTSAQAALVKLSIACGKDGGGAFAYQPDKKGKLAANADATAAGVLGGLGKGLAADGTKQAGAPSCKGSGTPDAAQAAQNGSAYLTEALAKDHHLMSSMPGAKDQPDYGNTADAVTALSAAGHGDQAAPALSWLEKNATQWASQSGPAAYAQLVLASHAAGADPRDFGGTDLVKALNATGPAPSSTKAAAEGKKDEKKDDGGISVWYVVAVAAVAGIGIGFLFSGRKKQQL, from the coding sequence ATGAACATTCGCCGCAGCGCCGCGCTCGTGGCGGCCACCGCCGTCATCGGCATGGCCACCGCCCCGGCCGCCCTCGCGGACGACTCCGCGCCCTCCGCGTCCCCTTCGGTGGCGATCCCCTCCGGGCTCTACGGGAAGGCCGACCCGACGTACGACGGTGTCTGGCGGCAGTCGCTCTCGCTGCTCGCCCAGCACACGACCGGTGTGAAGCCCGCGGCGAAGGCCGTGGACTGGCTGACCGGGCAGCAGTGCGCGAACGGCGGGTTCGCCGCGTTCCGCGCCGACACGGGCAAGGCGTGCGACGCCAAGACGCCTGTCGACTCCAACAGCACGGGCGCCGCGGTGCAGGCGCTCGCCGCGCTCGGCGGGCACGACGCCGAGGTCGGCAAGGCCGTGAAGTGGCTGGAGTCGGTGCGGGGCGACGACGGCGGCTGGGGCTACAACCCGGGCGGCGCGAGTGACGCGAACTCCACGTCCGTGGTGATCGGCGCGCTCGCCGCGGCGGGCGAGAAGGTGACGTCGGCGCAGGCCGCGCTCGTCAAGCTGTCCATCGCGTGCGGCAAGGACGGCGGGGGCGCGTTCGCGTACCAGCCGGACAAGAAGGGGAAGCTCGCGGCCAATGCGGACGCGACTGCGGCCGGTGTGCTCGGCGGGCTCGGCAAGGGCCTCGCCGCGGACGGCACGAAGCAGGCCGGGGCCCCGTCCTGCAAGGGCTCGGGCACCCCCGACGCGGCGCAGGCCGCGCAGAACGGCTCCGCCTACCTGACCGAGGCGCTGGCCAAGGACCACCACCTCATGTCGTCGATGCCGGGCGCCAAGGACCAGCCGGACTACGGCAACACGGCCGACGCGGTCACAGCGCTCTCGGCCGCGGGCCACGGCGACCAGGCCGCCCCCGCGCTGAGCTGGCTGGAGAAGAACGCCACGCAGTGGGCCTCCCAGAGCGGTCCCGCCGCCTACGCCCAGCTCGTCCTCGCCTCGCACGCGGCCGGCGCCGATCCCCGTGACTTCGGCGGCACCGACCTCGTGAAGGCCCTGAACGCGACCGGTCCCGCGCCCTCCTCCACGAAGGCCGCGGCCGAAGGGAAGAAGGACGAGAAGAAGGACGACGGCGGCATCAGCGTCTGGTACGTCGTCGCCGTCGCGGCCGTCGCCGGCATCGGCATCGGCTTCCTGTTCAGCGGCCGCAAGAAGCAGCAGCTGTGA
- a CDS encoding SPFH domain-containing protein: MFGYRVPAPDEAMLISGGRRGLGGAPFRVVTGHGKFVLPIFRKTRFLSLAMSEAEVVEKCVTRQGIALTVRAVIAFKVGNDTESIVNAGQRFLSDQDQMSVLTGRIFAGHLRSIIGSMTVEEIVTERQKLAAEVLDTSKAEMAKIGLIVDSLQIQSIDDGNTGYIDAMSAPHKAAIQRQAQIAQAQATQASTQAQQEAQRNQAEYARQTAVVQAEYKAEVDRAQAAAAQAGPLAQAHAEQEVLAARTELAERAAELRQQQLVAEVVKPAEADAERIRVMAIAEAERMKIQAAAAASYDRVALDRMLIDQLPQIVKEAAGGLKGANVNVLNGADGLGEIAAGLVGQGLTILDSVRRNLGGPDGDAKKSGGEMEIQRYLGAASSPVDGRDGDDGPVDIR; encoded by the coding sequence ATGTTCGGATATCGCGTTCCCGCTCCCGACGAGGCGATGCTGATCTCGGGTGGCAGGCGGGGACTTGGGGGAGCGCCGTTCCGGGTCGTGACGGGCCACGGAAAATTCGTCCTGCCTATCTTCCGCAAGACCCGCTTTCTGTCCTTGGCCATGTCCGAGGCCGAGGTCGTCGAGAAGTGCGTGACCCGGCAGGGCATCGCCCTGACCGTGCGCGCCGTCATCGCGTTCAAGGTCGGCAACGACACGGAGTCCATCGTCAACGCCGGCCAGCGGTTCCTGTCCGACCAGGATCAGATGTCGGTCCTGACCGGCCGGATCTTCGCCGGTCACCTGCGCTCCATCATCGGCTCGATGACGGTCGAGGAGATCGTCACCGAGCGGCAGAAGCTCGCCGCCGAGGTGCTCGACACCTCGAAGGCCGAGATGGCGAAGATCGGGCTGATCGTGGACTCGCTCCAGATCCAGTCCATCGACGACGGCAACACCGGCTACATCGACGCGATGTCCGCCCCGCACAAGGCGGCCATCCAGCGGCAGGCCCAGATCGCGCAGGCGCAGGCCACCCAGGCCTCGACCCAGGCGCAGCAGGAGGCCCAGCGCAACCAGGCCGAGTACGCGCGGCAGACCGCCGTCGTCCAGGCCGAGTACAAGGCCGAGGTGGACCGCGCGCAGGCGGCGGCCGCCCAGGCCGGGCCGCTGGCCCAGGCGCACGCCGAGCAGGAGGTCCTCGCGGCGCGCACCGAACTGGCCGAGCGGGCCGCCGAACTGCGCCAGCAGCAGTTGGTGGCCGAGGTCGTGAAGCCCGCGGAGGCGGACGCCGAGCGGATCCGCGTGATGGCCATCGCCGAGGCCGAGCGGATGAAGATCCAGGCCGCGGCGGCGGCGTCGTACGACCGGGTCGCGCTCGACCGGATGCTGATCGACCAGCTGCCGCAGATCGTGAAGGAGGCGGCCGGCGGCCTCAAGGGCGCCAACGTGAACGTGCTCAACGGCGCGGACGGCCTCGGTGAGATCGCGGCCGGACTCGTCGGCCAGGGTCTGACCATCCTGGACTCGGTCCGTCGCAACCTGGGCGGACCGGACGGCGACGCCAAGAAGAGCGGCGGCGAGATGGAGATCCAGCGGTACCTGGGGGCGGCGTCGAGCCCGGTGGACGGCCGCGACGGCGACGACGGGCCGGTCGACATCCGCTGA
- a CDS encoding MBL fold metallo-hydrolase, with product MTQVTDHGGGVRSLRVPIPDNPLGFTLVHLLDTDRGPVLIDTGWDDPESWGALTEGLTACGTSVGEVTGVLITHHHPDHHGLSAKVREASGAWIAMHEADVSVVRRTRENPPERWYAFMAAKLAAAGAPEEHMAPLIAARDSGRARSLPGLAPALPDRTITPGDLLDLPGRRLRAIWTPGHTPGHVCLHLEEDHPAGLAGNGRLFSGDHLLPGITPHIGLYEDPDDATVTDPLGDYLDSLERVGRLAPAEVLPAHQHTFTDAPARVRELLDHHEERLTGLLTLLATPLTPWQLAERMEWNRPWEQIPYGSRTIAVSEAEAHLRRLVKLGRAEAVPGSDPVTYAPV from the coding sequence ATGACGCAGGTGACCGACCATGGTGGAGGCGTCCGGTCCCTTCGGGTGCCCATCCCCGACAATCCGCTCGGCTTCACCCTGGTCCACCTCCTCGACACCGACCGCGGGCCCGTCCTCATCGACACGGGCTGGGACGACCCCGAGTCGTGGGGCGCGCTCACCGAGGGCCTCACCGCCTGCGGCACGAGCGTCGGCGAGGTGACGGGGGTGCTGATCACCCATCACCACCCCGACCACCACGGCCTGTCGGCCAAGGTGCGCGAGGCGTCCGGCGCCTGGATCGCCATGCACGAGGCGGACGTCTCCGTCGTGCGCCGCACCCGCGAGAACCCGCCGGAGCGCTGGTACGCGTTCATGGCCGCCAAGCTCGCCGCGGCCGGCGCCCCCGAGGAGCACATGGCGCCGCTGATCGCCGCCCGCGACTCGGGCAGGGCCCGCAGCCTCCCGGGCCTCGCCCCCGCGCTCCCCGACCGCACCATCACCCCCGGCGACCTGCTCGACCTGCCGGGCCGCCGCCTGCGCGCGATCTGGACGCCCGGCCACACCCCGGGCCATGTCTGCCTGCACCTGGAGGAGGACCACCCCGCCGGGCTCGCGGGCAACGGCCGCCTCTTCTCCGGCGACCACCTGCTCCCCGGGATCACCCCGCACATCGGCCTCTACGAGGACCCGGACGACGCCACGGTCACGGATCCGCTCGGCGACTACCTGGACTCACTGGAGCGCGTCGGCCGTCTGGCCCCCGCCGAGGTGCTCCCGGCCCACCAGCACACGTTCACCGACGCCCCCGCCCGCGTACGGGAGCTGCTCGACCACCACGAGGAGCGCCTCACCGGCCTGCTCACCCTGCTCGCCACCCCGCTCACCCCCTGGCAGCTCGCCGAGCGGATGGAGTGGAACCGGCCCTGGGAACAGATCCCCTACGGCTCGCGCACCATCGCGGTCTCGGAGGCCGAGGCGCACTTGCGCCGGCTGGTGAAACTGGGCCGCGCGGAGGCCGTCCCCGGGAGCGACCCGGTGACTTATGCGCCGGTCTGA
- a CDS encoding aldehyde dehydrogenase: protein MTGHGERLEHEFVEHGQLYIGGELTQPSGTDVIEVISPHTGEVFGRVPHAAPADVDRAVAAARRAFDEGPWPRLPLDERIAVVTRIKDAIAVRHEEIARLISSENGSPYSWSVLAQALGAMMVWDSAITVAKNFTYEETRDGALGKILVRREPVGVVAAVVPWNVPQFVAAAKLAPALLAGCTVVLKPSPESPLDAYLLGEIAKEAGLPDGVLSILPADREVSEYLVGHPGVDKVSFTGSVAAGRRVMEVASRNLTHVTLELGGKSAAVVLPDADLATTVPGLVQSAWMNNGQACVAQTRILLPRSRYDEFAGALTEAAAALVVGDPLDPATQVGPLVAERQQRRSLDYIRIGQEEGAKILTGGGRPAGLDRGCYVEPTLFGDVDNSMRVAREEIFGPVICLLPYGDEAEALKIANDSDYGLSGSVWTADVAHGIDVARQVRTGTYSVNTFSLDMLGPFGGYKNSGLGREFGPEGYSAFLEHKMIHLPAGWEA from the coding sequence ATGACCGGGCATGGGGAACGGCTTGAGCACGAGTTCGTGGAGCACGGACAGCTCTACATCGGCGGGGAGTTGACGCAGCCGTCCGGCACGGACGTCATCGAGGTGATCTCCCCGCACACCGGCGAGGTCTTCGGGCGCGTGCCGCACGCCGCGCCCGCCGATGTCGACCGCGCGGTCGCCGCCGCCCGCAGGGCCTTCGACGAGGGCCCCTGGCCGCGGCTCCCGCTCGACGAGCGGATCGCGGTCGTCACCCGGATCAAGGACGCGATCGCCGTACGGCACGAGGAGATCGCCCGCCTCATCTCCTCGGAGAACGGCTCCCCGTACTCGTGGAGCGTCCTCGCGCAGGCCCTCGGCGCGATGATGGTGTGGGACTCCGCGATCACCGTCGCGAAGAACTTCACGTACGAGGAGACGCGCGACGGCGCGCTCGGGAAGATCCTCGTGCGGCGCGAGCCGGTCGGCGTCGTGGCGGCCGTGGTCCCCTGGAACGTCCCGCAGTTCGTGGCCGCGGCCAAGCTCGCGCCCGCGCTGCTCGCCGGCTGCACCGTCGTCCTCAAGCCGTCGCCGGAATCGCCGCTCGACGCGTATCTGCTCGGCGAGATCGCGAAGGAGGCGGGGCTGCCGGACGGGGTCCTGTCCATCCTTCCCGCGGACCGCGAGGTCAGCGAGTACCTGGTCGGGCACCCCGGCGTCGACAAGGTCTCCTTCACCGGATCCGTGGCCGCGGGCCGGCGTGTCATGGAGGTCGCCTCGCGCAACCTCACCCACGTCACCCTCGAACTCGGCGGCAAGTCGGCGGCCGTCGTCCTGCCTGACGCGGACCTCGCGACGACCGTCCCCGGCCTCGTCCAGTCCGCCTGGATGAACAACGGCCAGGCCTGCGTGGCCCAGACCCGCATCCTCCTGCCCCGCTCGCGCTACGACGAGTTCGCCGGAGCCCTCACGGAGGCGGCGGCCGCACTCGTCGTCGGCGACCCGCTCGACCCGGCGACCCAGGTCGGCCCGCTGGTCGCCGAGCGCCAGCAGCGCCGCTCCCTCGACTACATCCGCATCGGCCAGGAGGAAGGCGCCAAGATCCTCACCGGCGGCGGCCGTCCCGCCGGGCTCGACCGCGGCTGTTACGTGGAGCCGACCCTCTTCGGCGACGTCGACAACTCGATGCGCGTCGCCCGCGAGGAGATCTTCGGCCCGGTCATCTGCCTGCTCCCGTACGGCGACGAGGCCGAGGCGCTGAAGATCGCCAACGATTCCGACTACGGGCTCAGCGGCAGCGTGTGGACGGCCGACGTCGCGCACGGTATCGACGTCGCGCGGCAGGTGCGCACCGGCACGTACAGCGTGAACACCTTCAGCCTCGACATGCTCGGCCCGTTCGGCGGCTACAAGAACTCCGGTCTCGGCCGGGAGTTCGGGCCCGAAGGGTACAGCGCCTTCCTGGAGCACAAGATGATCCATCTGCCGGCCGGCTGGGAGGCGTGA
- a CDS encoding ferredoxin, whose product MGDRWHVEVDRGVCIGSAQCVHHAPDAFRLDSGRQSRPLEAEADANEKVLAAAEGCPVEAVMITLLGSGEPVFPPED is encoded by the coding sequence ATGGGGGACCGCTGGCACGTCGAGGTCGACCGGGGTGTCTGCATCGGCTCGGCGCAATGCGTTCACCACGCCCCGGACGCCTTCCGTCTCGACTCCGGCAGGCAGTCCCGGCCCCTCGAGGCGGAGGCCGACGCCAACGAGAAGGTCCTGGCGGCGGCGGAGGGCTGCCCGGTGGAAGCCGTCATGATCACGCTGCTGGGCAGCGGGGAGCCGGTCTTTCCTCCGGAAGACTGA
- a CDS encoding TetR family transcriptional regulator: MTAEAKTAHPASPPLTERQEARRRRILHASAQLASRGGFDAVQMREVAESSQVALGTLYRYFPSKVHLLVATMQDQLQHMHATVRKRPPSSDLPSERVAETLMRAFRALQREPHLADAMVRALTFADRSVSPEVDQVSRQTTAIILDAMKLDDPTPQQLSAVRVIEHTWHSALITWLSGRASIAQVKIDIETVCRLIDLTTPDARK; this comes from the coding sequence ATGACAGCGGAAGCGAAGACAGCACATCCGGCGTCGCCGCCCCTCACCGAGCGCCAGGAGGCGCGCCGCCGCCGCATCCTGCACGCGAGCGCCCAGCTGGCCAGCCGCGGCGGCTTCGACGCCGTGCAGATGCGCGAGGTCGCCGAGTCCTCACAGGTCGCTCTCGGCACGCTGTACCGGTACTTCCCGTCCAAGGTGCATCTCCTCGTGGCCACGATGCAGGACCAGCTCCAGCACATGCACGCGACGGTCCGCAAGCGCCCGCCCTCGTCCGACCTGCCCTCGGAGCGGGTCGCGGAGACCCTGATGCGGGCCTTCCGCGCGCTCCAGCGCGAGCCGCACCTCGCCGACGCGATGGTGCGCGCCCTCACCTTCGCCGACCGCAGCGTGAGCCCCGAGGTCGACCAGGTCTCCCGGCAGACGACGGCGATCATCCTGGACGCGATGAAGCTGGACGACCCGACGCCGCAGCAGCTCTCCGCGGTCCGCGTCATCGAGCACACCTGGCACTCGGCGCTCATCACCTGGCTGTCGGGGCGCGCGTCGATCGCGCAGGTGAAGATAGACATCGAGACGGTGTGCCGGCTGATCGACCTCACCACGCCGGACGCCCGGAAGTAG
- a CDS encoding glycosyltransferase family 4 protein: MTAEAMEAGPRAGSSADGDRPLRIALLTYKGNPFCGGQGVYVRHLSRELARLGHHVEVIGSQPYPVLDEGEDLEGLRLTELPSLDLYRSPDPFRTPKRDEYRDWVDALEVGTMWTGGFPEPLTFSLRARRHLRARRGEFDVVHDNQTLGYGLLGGPAALGAPLVTTIHHPITVDRQLEIDAAPDWKRRASVRRWYAFTRMQKRVARRLPSVLTVSGTSRQEIVDHLGVRQDRIRVVHIGADTDLFSPDPSVAEVPGRIVTTSSADVPLKGLVFLVEALAKVRTENPAAHLVVVGKRAEDGPVAATIEKYGLEGAVSFVKGITDAELVDLVRSAEVACVPSLYEGFSLPAAEAMATGTPLVATTGGAIPEVAGPDGETCLAVPTGDAGALATALGRLLDDPQLRARLGAAGRERVLGNFTWARAALGTAELYRESIARPAARTIGAAATTPLERAGSDRESRATC; encoded by the coding sequence GTGACCGCTGAGGCCATGGAGGCGGGCCCCCGGGCCGGTTCCTCCGCCGACGGTGACCGTCCGTTGCGCATCGCTCTCCTTACGTACAAGGGGAACCCGTTCTGCGGCGGACAGGGCGTCTACGTACGCCATCTGTCCCGCGAACTCGCCCGGCTCGGGCACCACGTCGAGGTCATCGGCTCGCAGCCCTACCCCGTCCTCGACGAGGGCGAGGACCTGGAGGGGCTCAGGCTCACCGAGCTGCCCAGCCTCGACCTGTACCGCAGCCCCGACCCGTTCCGCACCCCCAAGCGCGACGAGTACCGCGACTGGGTGGACGCGCTCGAGGTCGGCACCATGTGGACCGGCGGCTTCCCCGAACCCCTCACGTTCTCGCTGCGCGCCCGGCGCCATCTGAGGGCGCGGCGCGGCGAGTTCGACGTCGTGCACGACAACCAGACGCTGGGCTACGGCCTGTTGGGCGGGCCCGCCGCGCTCGGCGCCCCCCTCGTCACCACGATCCACCACCCCATCACCGTCGACCGGCAGCTGGAGATCGACGCGGCGCCCGACTGGAAGCGGCGCGCCTCCGTACGCCGCTGGTACGCGTTCACGCGGATGCAGAAGCGTGTCGCCCGCCGCCTGCCGTCCGTGCTCACCGTCTCCGGGACCTCGCGCCAGGAGATCGTCGACCACCTCGGCGTACGCCAGGACCGGATCCGCGTCGTGCACATCGGCGCGGACACCGACCTCTTCTCGCCGGACCCCTCGGTCGCCGAGGTGCCCGGCCGCATCGTGACGACATCCAGCGCCGACGTCCCCCTCAAGGGGCTCGTCTTCCTCGTCGAGGCCCTCGCCAAGGTCCGCACCGAGAACCCGGCCGCCCACCTCGTCGTCGTCGGCAAGCGCGCCGAGGACGGGCCCGTCGCCGCGACCATAGAGAAGTACGGTCTCGAGGGCGCCGTCTCCTTCGTCAAGGGCATCACCGACGCCGAACTCGTCGACCTCGTACGGTCGGCGGAGGTCGCCTGCGTGCCCTCCCTGTACGAGGGCTTCTCGCTGCCCGCGGCGGAGGCCATGGCCACCGGCACCCCCCTGGTCGCCACCACCGGCGGAGCGATCCCCGAGGTCGCCGGGCCCGACGGTGAGACCTGCCTCGCGGTGCCCACCGGCGACGCGGGCGCGCTGGCCACCGCGCTCGGCAGACTCCTGGACGACCCGCAGCTGCGGGCGCGGCTCGGCGCCGCCGGACGCGAACGCGTCCTCGGGAACTTCACCTGGGCCCGCGCGGCGCTCGGCACCGCCGAGCTCTACCGCGAGTCCATCGCCCGCCCGGCGGCCCGGACCATCGGCGCCGCGGCCACCACCCCCCTCGAACGTGCAGGATCCGACCGCGAAAGCAGGGCCACGTGCTGA